Within Rhipicephalus microplus isolate Deutch F79 chromosome 9, USDA_Rmic, whole genome shotgun sequence, the genomic segment TTCAGCAAATGGCAAGGAAAGAACGGAGAAACAGCACGTAATGCATATGAAACGCACGTGCCACGGTGCAAACAAAGCActcaaatgaaaagaaaaacacgaCGATGGTGATGTTTACAGCAATAGTGATGCCCTTTCTGAAATGCTTCTTTCGAAAGATTACAAAAAAAACTACTCAATTTAACTTTTAAAAATTAcagtataaaaaaaataaaacaaaatacttctcactttttttatattttttttattttctaaaagAGTTAAATTAAGTATTTTTCATTTTGTCTACGAAACCATGGCTCACAGTAATCAGCATGAACGGCGGCTGGCTGCCGCTCGAGCAGGAACGGCAGCCGCTGCCGTCAGATGGCGCTACCGCACCGGTTGCTCCCGCCGTCGTAGTGTGGTGACGTCACGCGTCAAAGGAGAATTCGTGGAGGGGCCTTAaaaaatctaggtggtgttgaccCAGATCATTGCGAGGGCAGAAGAGAAAACTAAGCACGTAAAATGAGCTGTTTTTGGTGCTAGTCCGACTGCGCCTCGGCCTGTTTGAAGATGATTTGGCTCACAGGTTCTGCATTGCCCAGTCAACTGTGTCCCGAATATGCACACCGTGGATTAACTTCCTGTATGCCAAACTAGGCCTGTTACCTCTGTGGGCTCCTAGAAGAATTGTAGATGCTACAATGCTACCCGAGTTTAAGGAAAAGTATTCATCGACTCGAGTAATCCTGGACGCCACGGAAATACAGTGCGAGGTGCCATCATCCTTGTCCCTACAGTCTACAAGGTACTCCCCATACAAGTCGAGCAACACATTCAAGGGACTCATTGGCGTCCTGCCTAATGGCCTTGTCGCCTTTGTGTCGGAGCTTTTCACAGGATCCCGCTCAGACAGAGAGTGTGTGATTAGGAGTGGTTTTTTAGACTTGAAGTTTGACGACGAAGATGCTGTTATGGCAGATAAGGGCTTTCGCATCGAAGATCTCTTGGAAAAAAATGGAGTGAAATTGAACCTGCCGCCGTTCCTGAAGGTTGGTACATTCTCACCTGAGGAAGTGAAATCTACAAAGGAGATTGCTGCTTTGCGGATACACGTGGAGCGGCGGATACAGCGGATAAAGGCATTCCACATTTTTGATAGACCCATACCGTTAACCTTGGCTCCACTGATTAACCAAATTTGGACTGTGACGGCAATCCTGAGCAACTTCCAGTCTTCTCTCATGCAACAGTCAAGTGGCAAACCGCAACAAGAGCCTTAGATGTGGCAAGCTAAAAAATTACGCCCTTTCCCACGAGGGGATTCCTGCGAAGGATGCGGAGCGTAACGGGGCTCCATCTGAACAGCACTTTGCGACTTATCACAAAGtatatatttttgcaatgcacCAATGAagtgcaagagttttttttttttttcagcgcacgCACTAGCTTTCACGAGACGAGCCCGCTTCCACTTTAAAAGCTCTGAAGCGACAGTGTTGCTGGTGTCCTCCTGGGCCGGCACGAGCCCCGACCATGAGATGGCTCCTGGAGCGACAGTGTTGCCGGCGTCTTCCTGGGCGCATGCGCAGGTGGCGTGCGGACGACGGACTATGGAGGGACAGAGCCCAAGCCTAAGATGAATTCGCAGTtacgctccgcatctaaaagaacacACAGCACTTGGCACGTTTAAATGCACCGACGATTGATGATTGACTGGTTGTGAGGTGTAACGTGCCGACGCTAcacaggcgatgaagcgcgccgtagtggagggctccggagtaaTTCTGatcacctgggggtctttaacgtgcactgaaatttcAAACACGCAGGCAATTTCACTTTCCGCCTCAGTCCGAAAAGCGGCTGCTCCGGCCAGGAAACGAGCTCACAAATGGAGGATGACTGCAGGATCAAAAGGGAGATGACAGCACGGACCGTGAAACTGGTAATCTGCAGCTGTGTGACTTGAGCACTCAGGGGCGCCACGTGCGCGAACAAAAAGCCTTGAGCAAGAAGGCAATGTTGTGCGCTGTTAAGTTGTTGCTCACTGTGTGATTCGTTCAAAGACGTAACCACCAAACTTGTACTCACTGTGTAAatacttgtgcaattttttttcctggtcATCTCCGGACACCATTCACGCTACCAAAAGGCTCCCGAACCTGGATTCACAGCAGTACTTTGTCAAGCTCTATTATTATTTCTTCGCTCATTTGTAATCCTTCCTTATTGTTCATATACTGTGTTGTGTTTGTTAACCTACCTCAAGTTGACTCTCATTGTAACAAATCTTGCAAAGATTGACTATAAACTGGTTTTGTTTTGTCCATGTGCAGCTCAATGGCAGAAGATGTGGTTGTGTCCAGTCATGACATGCTTTTGGTTGCCACAGACTAAATTTTAAGTAATCTAGTCCAAAAAAATGCTCACAAAGGGATTGAGTGGTGCTAGCATGTACATTATAACTTATTTGGATGAGATAAGAATTTAATTCGCAGCATTGCAATGTGGCCCACAATCATagcttttctccccccccccctttaggcATGTTTCGTTGccttttttgcttttattttgaggCCGTAGCACTTTTGTGTATCGCTGTGTATCACATGTTAAAACATGTGGAGCTGTCCACCTTGAATGGCTTGAAAGGAGCACTCGCTGCGTGCAGAGTATTTctctatttcaaaaaaaaaaagtgcaggaacACAAAAGTACATGTCCCTTGTGACTCTGTAGCATGTGGTTAAGAAAACTGCTACGTTGTGTTTGCGTCTCTTCCTGCAATATCACTCAAACTGATGCGTTACAAAGCATCACTATGCCTGAAAAATGGTGTTTTTCTGAACTTTCATCGGCGAGATTTTAAATTATTCAAGATTAAATCGAGCGGGTGTAAGCTCACGTACAATATCTATATTCTCTTAGACGTATCCAAAACTTTTAAGGGCTCACTAAGTTCTGTATGAATACAAGCAACTGGATGCTGCAAGTATGTACTAAGATTCATTAAACACTGCTTAAAAAACCTTGGATGGGAGTCTAATAATAATAGGTATAGCATGCAATCTTTTATCTTTACCCAAAATATGATGCATGAGATTTTTCATTTCCTTATTGTGGTCTCCACAACTTGTGCTGTGGCAATGTGAAGTCTAGTGAAAAAAGTGAATCTGAAAAAATTCTTGCACGAAATCAGCCTGTGTATGTTTGGTTCACAATAAAGCAGCCAATGTTTTTATTTCCACATGTCCGCAAAAGGAAAATTTTTTGTCTCAAGGTGTTATGTTGTGTTGCCTACTCTGCGttgagattttggtgcacgttaagatGCCCAGGCAGCCAAGACAATTTGCAACCATCCATTACAGGGCACAGTATTGCCCAGATGCACAAATGGCAAGTAAAGCTCGGAGCGTTATTTTTTTAGTATTGAAAAATCCTCTGGCACGAAGGTAGCACCGAGTTACCTCTTGTCTAGGGTGTGCAGGTACTGTGCACGCCTCATAGGTTAGGTGTAGCTTTGGCGCACTAATCAGCCGAAATCTGGAAGCTTCACTGATTACCGCCTGGCAAGATGGGGCAGCATTTGCTCAAAGAAGAAGGCATCAAGCTTTTTGCGCATATCCTCCCACTCGTTCCTGTCGAACCAAATGCGCTCAATGCCAATCCACTTTTCCGAACACACGACAAAATCGCCCCACAAGCAGCCAGTGAGGGCCATCTGCCCAAGCACCTGAGCATAATACTCATGGTCTCTGTCCAGCTGCGGTTCACCATTTTCCCCGAACACCAAGgaaaactttcttttcttcgCTTCCTCTGGCTCAGAGTCTTTCAGAGAATGGGGGCACTTGACCTCCAACACACCATATGAAAGTTCTTCCGGGTCGTACACGAGTCCGTCTGGTGTTGCACCCAACCAAGGGCACACAGGGTCTACCACAAGGCCGCAATGCTGCACTGACACATTGTGCCCGTAGCTGTTCATGACAGCTATATACCTATCTTTGGCCATGTTCTCATTCCTTATGCCATATTGCACCGGACGGACGTGCGTGAGGTCCTTCGGCTCAATGAGGTTACGGAGGCCCTTCTCCGTCCATGCCTGCCGCCTGACGACGTGGCCGAAAGTTGACGCTGTCAGTCGATTGGCTCGTGCCTGTCGCCAGCGTTCACTGAGCCGCTGCTGCCTTGAGTTCAGCTCGAGGTCCCGAGCTTCTTCTTGTGACAGCTGGATCTCCTGCACAATGTGGAAGTAAATATAGCATGAGAAAACGCTAGAAACATTTAACGGCTCAGAGCTTGCATACACTGTACTTTGACTACTAGCAAGACCCAATCAGCTTTCCTGCAGCCTAGCTGGTATGCCAATGTTTGTTTTCGGTACCGTGCTGCACTAAGATTAATAGCCGGTCATCGAAAGACAGATTTAGGAGCCACTTTTAGGAGAGTCAATGGCATGAATGGCAGAACAGCAGCAGCAATGAAATTGTGCTTTTTAATAAGAACAGGCAAGAGAGGAGCACAGTTCCCGGTTTTTTAAGCAAAGCTTGGATAGCTAGGGTTCCATATATTTTTTGCATTTGGATATAGAAGCTCATGAGGCTGCAAATGTTTTCAAAGCGCAATACAATAAAAAGAAGTCCACACGTGTGTCCCCTcatgtttaaaatggcatatgcaGTGGATGGTGACCGCgcacagaaaaaaacaacaacaacggggTGTTTGTCGTCCTCGCAAAAGTAGCTAGAGATTTGGGCTTGAGAGTGGCACACACCCCAACCGAGGCATCGGTGTTTGCACCACAGAATGAATGCGCACCTGAGTCGGGCTCCACCACCTGCCGCCGCAGCGTTAGCGCCCGGTCATCCCTATTCTAAAACTCTATTGTTATAATGCAGGTTTGACAAAATCAGAGGACATGCAATCGACAGTGGCCCCAAGTTCGATTAAATGTAAGTCTTGGTTTACATTACACTGATGCATTGAAATGAATCAAAATACGGATATTGGGTGGTAAAGCTAGCAAATAGCAAATGTTAGCCTGTAGAAGCACATATGAGTGAGACTGTTTAATAACCACACAGCTTAACATCCTTCAAAGCGTAAAACATAAAGCAATGATCTGCACTGATAAAATAAAGCACAGCATTAGTGCTGGGTTTGCCTGTAGTTTAAAATTGTTTAACCACTACCATCACTGGGGCCATTGTCTTGGCATTTGTAACATTTGGTGGAAGCAAATAGGGCATTCATAATTTTCTCGCTTTCTCTTTTTACAGAGGACTGCATAAGAATATTTCTAGGCTGCATGTGCTCTACATCCAGGTCCACCTAATCAGTTAAAAGCATCAATGGTACACACTCCACCAGTGCAGAGAGAAGTATCTTTTCTATACTGCACTTACAGTCAACACCCTCCATTCTTCAGCCGTGAATCTGCCGGGCAAGGGTGGCTGTGAGGCTCCGTCACTACACAGAGTCAAAGCTGGCACTGGTGTCACGGTGGCTGCCCCTTGAGAAATGCTGGGTGACATCCACGTAGTGAAGCCTGCAGGGAGTTTTGCCTGCTGGTACGACAGTGCAGACCCCGCATGCGCAGGCCCAAGCTTTGTGTCCACTGACGGCCCCCCAGCAGCAAGGAGAATGGCAGCAAAGTCGAAGGTCCCGAGGCTCTAAAGGTCCTCTCCCAGGCTATGGATCGCTTCAAGGTGTTGCTGCTCCTTTTGCTCCTCAGCCCGCGCATCAAAAAGTCGCACGGGCATTGGCATGCCCATGCCACCCTCACGTGGACTCTGCCAGTCCACGTTCTGCACGGCCATAGGCCTGATGCCTTGTCGTCGGGGGCGCCTCCATTGCTGCGGCAACTCGGTGCATGAAAGCTCTGGTTGTGCCTCTTTGAAGCCCTTCTGCTTCAGCAGAACAAGGAGGCGCAGAGCCGCAAGAATGTGGCTGCAGGCACCACCAGCCCCAGCGGGGCACTCACAAGTGGAATCTGCCACTGCTCCACTGTCGCTTTTCAAAGCCAAGCTGACTTTGTACGGCCGCTCACTTTTCTTCTGGCTTCGGTAGCACGTGGCACGTGCATAGACAATCCCGAGACTgtaagagcaacaacaacaacaaaaaaaaactttgtaagCTGCACACAGTCAAGTTTGTCATCTTTTTACCGAGTGCCATATCACAAGTACGAATAAAGCTGTCGTGGCACTTGCCATGACAGCTTTATGCAAAGCAACAAGGTTATGCAATCTACTCTCCACAAAGTAATGACTATGTCATTCGGGAAAACCCCTGCGCAGCTGACGTTACAGTGCAATAATACAAAACCTGCATGAAGTGCTTCGATGTGAACAACCTCTAGTGGAACATAAAAAAACACTGCTTTTTATTGACGAGTTGGAAAACCACATGCCAATGCTGCTGAAAAATCTCCAAACCAACATGCACTGAATGAATCAGGTTTTTAAGGAGTCCCACTGTTAACTTACGTTGACACTTGCGGTGGATCAGTTCCGTTCTTTCTAGCTGTCCTTGTAGACCCGTTTAGTCTAAATGTTTAGTGAACTAACTAGCGTACGTCGTGTTTTATACAAAACAGCATGCGCACTCGTAAAGGCAGCACATTAATATTAGACCAGTAATGCATACGTGCGGACGCGAAATTTGTTTGCGCAAAAGACTGTTTTCATAGTACGAGCGATGTCCTTCAAGGCATGCACACTGCACCACCGGAACAGCTGCGAAGTTCCTGCGCGACCACGCCTGCTGATCGGACGTGCTAAAAATAAACGCCAAACCATAGCCTCCTCTTGCCAAGCCATAATGACAAGTTATCCAAGCACGTGAGCACGCGTAGTGAAAGAAACACGCAGTGACATGACCGACCTCGCCGAGAACGCCCGCACGACGTTAACATCGGCAGCACTATTTGTACGTTGCTCCAAAAGGAAAAGCACTGCATGCTTTCAGAAGGTTACACAAAACGTCGCTTACCTACCTTGTGTCACAGGCGTTGGTCACAGCCGACGACGGCAAGGTGTACGCTTCCACGGCGAAGGCATAAGATTTTGTTTGCTGCTTGGATGACGTCTGCGCCTGGTTTATTAGGTCCGCTACAGTGTCGTTCGATATATGCGGCAAGTTTTCTAAACAGTTTGTCCACATCACATGTTCGGACACTGGGAAACGTCTTGCTGTGGCCATCGCAGTAGCTCAGCGCAGTGAAGCGGGTGTTCAGAAGTCGTACGGCCGTACTAGCGAACGCGTTTCTGTCGACCGCTCGCCCACATTAAAATGGCGGCGGGGTCGAAGCgcacagtgttgccagagcacaaagCAATTTCGCATATGGTCTATTGAAATTCCTTTTGTTGTGTGCCTCTGCAAAAGGTGATAGGTTCGCAGTTGGTTTTTTCTCCTTGAGATGCCTCTTCAGGTGTTGAAGTGTTGAAGCGAGGAacggttgaagacctgcataaATGGTTATCTCCGCACCTACATGAAAAACACATCATCCTGATAGAGCTTCACAGTAACGCAGCTCAGAACACATAGGCACATGATCAATAAACACATTGTGCCATGTTTCTGTTTAATGTTCATAATAGTTGATCAAAAACATACTTCCACAGAGAAAAGAAACATACTTTCAAGGAGAAGTGCCAATATGTGGTGAAGTGCTTTAGTGCCTCTAACATAAACCAATCACTGCGTTTAGTTATGGCATCATGTTTCGGCTGCTTGTCACTACAGTGAATCTGTGTACTGAACAGCCTCAGATTAATAGCATAGAGCAATG encodes:
- the LOC119174050 gene encoding uncharacterized protein LOC119174050, which translates into the protein MLPEFKEKYSSTRVILDATEIQCEVPSSLSLQSTRYSPYKSSNTFKGLIGVLPNGLVAFVSELFTGSRSDRECVIRSGFLDLKFDDEDAVMADKGFRIEDLLEKNGVKLNLPPFLKVGTFSPEEVKSTKEIAALRIHVERRIQRIKAFHIFDRPIPLTLAPLINQIWTVTAILSNFQSSLMQQSSGKPQQEP